The Juglans regia cultivar Chandler chromosome 2, Walnut 2.0, whole genome shotgun sequence genome includes a window with the following:
- the LOC118347644 gene encoding uncharacterized protein LOC118347644, translated as MSRIEKFDSTNFGYWMMQIDYDLYGKDFIFLWFSFEGTNNLKKQLSKLFRMYDFGVAKQVIGKRIIGERIKATMRISQGEDVNRLLKKFNMDKVKLVGTPKIDVAHAVGVVRLQSTASFVYAMGGAVVSWGSNLQKIVDLSTIEAEYIVVSEVSKDMIWF; from the exons ATGTCTAGAATCGAGAAGTTTGATAGCACAAATTTTGGCTATTGGATGATGCAGATTGACTATGATCTCTACGGAAAAGACTTCATCTTCCTCT GGTTTAGTTTTGAGGGGACCAACAATCTGAAGAAACAATTGTCAAAATTGTTTAGAATGTATGATTTTGGAGTTGCAAAACAAGTCATTGGCAAAAGAATTATCGGAGAAAGAATCAAAGCCACGATGAGAATTTCACAAGGAGAGGATGTTAACAGATTACTCAAAAAGTTCAATATGGATAAAGTCAAACTAGTGGGCACACCAAAGATAGACGTTGCCCATGCAGTAGGAGTTGTGA GGTTACAGAGTACTGCAAGTTTTGTATATGCAATGGGTGGTGCTGTTGTGTCTTGGGGTTCAAACTTGCAAAAGATTGTTGATCTGTCTACCATAGAAGCAGAGTATATTGTTGTATCTGAAGTCTCAAAGGACATGATTTGGTTTTAG